From the Mastacembelus armatus chromosome 14, fMasArm1.2, whole genome shotgun sequence genome, one window contains:
- the trpv1 gene encoding transient receptor potential cation channel subfamily V member 1 produces MRKSEMFGFSLETDDRTEEEKSQQKATKKDGFGSPFGFGLEAPKAPMDTDYQEEMEKTKPQLRFNLNFDKGIRGLEQNNRKRESNTFNINKLFEAVASGDVRCLDGLYQYLHQNMKKLSDSLYQSYGKTTLMKALLHLKDGKNETVDVLIDISEKLGDIKEFVNAAYTNSYYKGQTALHIAIERRSLSYVKLLVSKGANVHAKACGKFFQPHDGPSFYFGELPLSLAACTNQPNVVDFLLENEYLRADPTLTDSQGNMVLHALVMVADNTEDNTEFITKMYDRILKTTARLHPNLKLEDIENHNRLTPLKMAARMGKIGLFSHILKREFHESHTKHLSRKFTEWVYGPVHCFLYDLASVDSCEENSVVEILIYGSDIPNRHEMLQTEPLSRLLEDKWKRFAGQMFFFNFVAYLLYLIVFTIVSYNKKDGKPPFPLEHSTVGYLYLSGQLLIAVANCYFFSIGIIDMKRKRPKLQTLVIDGYYEILFFVQGILFLVSAGLYLCGQHEYLSFLVLCLALSWVNLLYYSRGDRHMGIYSVMIQKMILSDILRFLFVYCVFLFGFSAAVVTLLIEPPVKNTTEITGKGRSIFETGDPNKECVKPSFKNISYTTLELFKFTIGMGDMEFTEDYKYKEVFYLLLIGYIILTYILLLNMLIALMNRTVEKITMESTSIWKLQRAITILDMEKRLPSCLRRRLRCGVEKNLGTVLGDSHRWCFRVEEVNWNKWNINLGKINEDPGCCERPSSDTPASRQNRGRSWRGLFMDSNQRWQTDQSTEMIPLSTTPV; encoded by the exons ATGAGGAAGTCGGAGATGTTCGGCTTCTCCTTGGAGACAGACGACAGGACGGAGGAGGAGAAATCTCAGCAAAAAGCAACAAAGAAGGATGGCTTCGGCTCTCCTTTTGGTTTTGGTCTAGAGGCCCCCAAGGCTCCCATGGACACTGATTACCAGGAGGAAATGGAGAAGACCAAACCTCAACTCAGATTCAATCTCAACTTTGACAA AGGCATCCGAGGTCTTGAGCAGAACAACcggaagagagagagcaatacTTTTAACATCAACAAGTTGTTTGAAGCAGTGGCCAGCGGGGACGTCAGATGCCTGGACGGCCTGTACCAGTACCTGCACCAAAACATGAAGAAACTCTCCGACTCtttat ATCAGTCCTATGGTAAAACCACCCTGATGAAGGCTCTGCTGCACCTCAAAGACGGCAAGAACGAGACTGTGGATGTGTTGATCGACATCTCAGAGAAGCTGGGCGACATCAAAGAGTTTGTGAACGCAGCATACACCAATAGCTATTACAAAG GTCAAACAGCTCTCCATATAGCCATTGAGAGGAGGAGTCTTTCCTATGTGAAGCTGCTGGTCAGTAAAGGAGCAAATGTCCATGCCAAAGCCTGTGGGAAATTCTTCCAGCCACATGATGGCCCCAGCTTCTACTTTG GTGAGCTGCCTCTGTCTCTGGCAGCCTGCACCAACCAGCCCAAtgtggtggacttcctgttggagAACGAATACCTGCGAGCAGACCCAACGCTGACAGACTCTCAGGGAAACATGGTGCTGCACGCTCTGGTGATGGTGGCTGACAACACCGAGGATAACACAGAGTTCATCACCAAGATGTACGACCGCATCCTCAAGACCACTGCCCGACTGCATCCAAATCTGAAGCTGGAGGACATCGAGAACCATAATAGGCTAACGCCTCTAAAAATGGCTGCCAGGATGGGCAAGATAGGG cttttttcacataTCCTGAAACGGGAGTTCCATGAGAGTCACACCAAACATTTGTCCCGCAAATTCACTGAATGGGTTTACGGGCCCGTCCACTGCTTCCTGTACGACCTGGCCTCTGTGGACTCGTGTGAGGAGAACTCCGTTGTGGAGATACTGATCTACGGCAGTGACATTCCT AACCGGCACGAGATGCTCCAGACTGAGCCTCTGAGCCGACTGCTGGAAGATAAGTGGAAGAGGTTTGCaggtcaaatgtttttcttcaacttTGTGGCCTACCTCCTGTACCTGATTGTTTTCACAATAGTGTCTTACAATAAGAAGGATGGAAAG CCGCCGTTTCCCCTTGAACACAGCACAGTGGGCTACCTCTATCTTTCAGGCCAGCTGCTGATAGCAGTGGCAAACTGCTATTTCTTTTCCATAGGG ATCATAGACATGAAGAGGAAGCGCCCGAAGCTGCAGACACTGGTGATTGATGGATATTATGAGATTCTTTT TTTCGTGCAGGGCATCCTCTTCCTGGTCTCGGCAGGGCTGTATCTGTGTGGACAGCACGAGTACCTCAGCTTCCTGGTGCTCTGTCTTGCTCTCAGCTGGGTGAACCTGCTCTACTACTCCAGGGGCGACAGACACATGGGCATCTACAGTGTCATGATACAGAAG ATGATCCTCAGTGATATTCTGCGATTTCTTTTTGTCTACTGCGTCTTCCTGTTTGGATTTTCagcag CGGTGGTCACCCTGCTCATAGAGCCTCCAGTGAAAAACACCACCGAAATTACAGGGAAAGGGCGCAGTATATTTGAGACCGGTGACCCTAATAAGGAGTGTGTCAAACCCAGCTTCAAAAACATCTCCTACACCACGCTGGAGCTTTTCAAGTTCACCATCGGCATGGGTGACATGGAGTTTACTGAGGATTACAAGTACAAGGAGGTCTTCTACTTGCTCCTCATCGGCTACATCATACTCACCTACATCCTGCTGCTGAACATGCTCATCGCCCTCATGAACCGCACCGTGGAGAAGATCACCATGGAGAGCACCAGCATCTGGAAGCTGCAG AGGGCCATCACTATCCTGGACATGGAGAAAAGGCTGCCTTCCTGTCTGAGGAGGCGGCTTCGTTGTGGGGTGGAGAAAAACCTGGGCACTGTTCTTGGGGACAGCCATCGCTGGTGTTTCAG AGTGGAGGAAGTCAACTGGAACAAATGGAACATCAACCTGGGCAAAATCAATGAGGATCCGGGCTGCTGCGAACGGCCTTCATCAGACACCCCGGCAAGCAGACAGAACAGAG ggaggagctggagaggCTTATTCATGGACAGCAACCAGCGATGGCAGACGGATCAGTCCACAGAGATGATTCCTCTGAGCACCACACCAGTCTGA
- the shpk gene encoding sedoheptulokinase, which yields MFTYILGLDVGTTSVKAVLLETGSRSVAASHSLPTASDIPDTGGVKAKEQDTGLIIDAVNRCVSLLPRDQLQHVSRIGLSGQMHGALFWKAKSGCDWSNRDSFTARDASQLITWQDGRCSSDFLHSLPKPDSHLSVATGFGCATIFWYMRNRPEFLEDFTVAGTIQDYVVSMLCGLNGCVMTPQNAASWGFFNTSSNQWNIDILKGAGFPVHLLPRCVPSGDWAGQTCSDWHGIPAGTPVGAALGDFQCSVYSCMSAPTDAVLNISTSAQLTFAMPAGFKPPDSPQPASSISYFPYFDSSYLAVAASLNGGNVLATFVEMLSAWMQELGAELSESRLYEKLIGCALNQETSDLRVSPTILGERHDPLCLAQVTNISASNLSLGHVTRALCRGVLDNITSMMPARRLQQAGVSRIVGSGSALTRNEVLRREVEKVFSQPVVYGQNADSAVGVTMVLCDRL from the exons ATGTTCACCTACATCCTGGGTCTAGATGTGGGCACCACTTCGGTAAAAGCCGTGTTGTTAGAAACCGGCTCCAGATCGGTGGCTGCGAGTCACTCTTTGCCTACCGCGTCTGATATACCCGACACTGGCGGGGTAaag GCGAAGGAGCAGGACACTGGTCTGATCATAGACGCCGTGAACCGGTGCGTGAGCCTGCTGCCCAGAGACCAGCTGCAGCATGTCAGCCGCATCGGCCTGTCCGGACAGATGCACGGGGCTTTATTCTGGAAAGCCAAGAGCG GTTGTGACTGGTCAAACAGAGACTCCTTTACAGCCAGAGACGCCAGTCAGCTGATCACCTGGCAGGATGGACGCTGCAGCAGTGACTTCCTTCACTCTCTTCCTAAACCAGACTCACATCTCAGTGTGGCCACAGGCTTCGGCTGTGCAACAATCTTCTGGTACATGAGAAACAG ACCTGAGTTCCTTGAAGACTTCACAGTTGCAGGTACCATCCAGGACTATGTGGTGTCCATGCTGTGCGGTCTGAATGGGTGTGTGATGACACCTCAGAACGCAGCCAGCTGGGGTTTCTTCAACACATCTTCTAACCAGTGGAATATAGACAT TCTGAAGGGTGCTGGCTTCCCTGTGCACCTGCTTCCTCGGTGTGTACCTTCCGGTGACTGGGCGGGACAGACGTGCTCAGACTGGCATGGTATTCCGGCTGGTACTCCAGTAGGGGCTGCCCTGGGAGACTTCCAGTGCTCTGTCTACTCCTGCATGAGTGCACCAACAGATGCAG TTCTTAACATAAGCACGTCAGCTCAGCTTACCTTCGCCATGCCAGCTGGCTTCAAACCTCCAGATTCTCCCCAGCCTGCGTCCTCCATCTCCTACTTCCCTTACTTTGACTCCTCATACCTGGCAGTGGCAGCTTCGCTCAACGGAGGGAACGTACTCGCCACTTTTGTGGAGATGCTCAGTGCGTGGATGCAAGAGCTtg GGGCAGAGCTGAGTGAATCACGCTTATATGAGAAGCTGATTGGTTGTGCCCTGAACCAGGAAACCAGCGACCTGAGGGTGAGTCCTACCATCCTGGGAGAGAGGCACGACCCTCTGTGCCTCGCTCAGGTAACCAACATCTCCGCCTCCAATCTCTCCCTGGGTCATGTGACCAGGGCACTGTGCCGCGGAGTCCTGGACAACATCACCTCCATGATGCCTGCCAGGCGCCTGCAGCAGGCGGGGGTCAGCCGGATTGTGGGCAGTGGGAGTGCACTCACTCGCAATGAGGTGCTGCGGCGGGAAGTGGAGAAGGTGTTTTCTCAGCCGGTGGTATACGGACAGAACGCAGACTCTGCTGTCGGCGTAACCATGGTCCTCTGTGACCGACTCTGA
- the emc6 gene encoding ER membrane protein complex subunit 6, which translates to MAGVLAKREGPHFISEVAVRGNAAVLDYCRTSVSALSGATAGILGLTGLYGFIFYFLSSFLLSLLLILKAGRRWNKCFKSRRLLFTGGLVGGLFTYILFWTFLYGMVHVY; encoded by the coding sequence ATGGCAGGAGTTCTAGCCAAGCGTGAGGGGCCACATTTCATCAGTGAAGTGGCTGTGAGAGGCAACGCTGCTGTGTTGGACTACTGCCGCACCTCTGTATCCGCTCTGTCCGGAGCAACAGCTGGCATCCTCGGGCTGACGGGACTCTATggcttcattttttatttcctatcctcatttctcctctctctgctacTTATTCTCAAAGCCGGACGACGGTggaacaaatgttttaaatcacGGCGACTGCTGTTCACCGGAGGCCTTGTCGGAGGTCTTTTTACTTACATTCTGTTTTGGACTTTCCTCTATGGAATGGTGCATGTGTACTGA